The genome window TCTATCTTTTTTAAAGATCAGACAAATAATAATTTGTATCGTTTAACGTTACAGATGGGATGGGGGACGGTGACTTTTGTTAAAGTTTAGACTCAAAGCTTTTATTATGTTGGAAAGTATCATCTCGTTAGCTATTTTATCGCTGGGAGTTTTCAGCCTGACGAGTACTTATTGGTCGAGTTATCGGGCGACAAAAAAATTTTCAGAGCAAGAGAACTTAGCTTTTTGTTTGCGAAGTGCGGCGATGGCACGCCAAAAGCAAACCCAAATTCCACGTCAAATCACCATAAATAGTGTGATTTATGAAATTAGTTTGGATCGGGGCAAAATTAAAGCTATTAATCTCAGTAATCAGCATCAAATGGAGATTAATTGGAATGAAAAATAAATTACCAGCTTTTCTCTTAATTGAAGCGGTTATTTCTCTCTTTTTAACTTGTCTGGCGGTCTTTGTAATATCTTTAATAATCAGCTGTTTAAAGGCCATTAATCAGCAAGTCAAAAATGAAACAACTAACGATTATCATTTGGCAGTAATTCAAAGAGATATTTATTTAGGCGATGAAGTTAAGCTGCAGGAATTTTCACCAGATCAGCTGAAATTTTCTGGCGTATCTAATGGAAATACTGTTTTTTTAGAAAGATATAAAAATATGATCCGAGTTCGTAGTGTCAATGGCGGACATATGCCGCTTTTAACAGGAATTGATCAGTTAAGTTATCAGCAAGAAAACAATGAAACCATTAAGGAAAAAGTTGTAATCAATGGAAAAAAATTTGAAACATATATATTCTTTGAGACGTCACCGGCTGCGCGCTAGCACTATTTTGAGTGCAGTTTTAATTTTCAACTTGGTTTTAATTGTTGTTTTATTTATCGAGCGAAATACTTTAGATCACACTGATTCTAGTCAATTAATCAGTAACTATTATCTTAGTGATACGATTAGACGGCTTTGTCCCGAAGATCAAGAATATTTCGAAACCGATCAAGGAACCGTCAATAAAAAAGACGGAACAGTGACCGTTAAACTTAAAAATGGATATAAGCGGATTTTTAAACGCTAGTGCACATTGATGAAATACTTTTCGCCAATCAGCTTCAATGAATCAATTAAATGAAAATAACTGCTTAATGTGGTGAATTCATCTTTTTGATGAGAAATATTCCAATCATCAGCTCCAAAAATGGCTACAGGTAAATTAGGGTTAGCTCGAATAAATAAACTGGCGTCAGTGCCGCCTTTCATGATGTCGAGTTCAATGTCGTTAGTGGCGAAACCTTCTTGGGCCATAGATTTAATAAATTGGATAAATTCACTTTGAGGATCAGTGCCAATTGGCAAGAGATCGTTGATGATCGTTAATTTTAGTTGGTGATCAGGGAGCTGATTAATTTTATCAACTTCGGCGTTTAAGACCGAAATCACTTCTTCGTTAGAAAAACTGTTAGTTGGCCGAATATTTCCTCGGAGCAGGGCATAATTAGGGATCGTGTTGATTTGTTTGCCGCCTTCAATGATCGTTACACTGTGAGGAACTGGCCCTAAAATGGGGTCTTCGGGTGCATATTCAAAGAAGTGTTTCTCAACATTTAAAAAAGGCAGCAAGTTACTAATTGCATTAACTCCCTTGCTTGGATCTGAACTATGGGCAGCGATGCCAAAGCTTTCGACTTGATAATTCAAAAATCCTGAATGGGCATAAATTACCCGACCACTGGTAGGTTCAGAGATAACTAAGCCTGAAAGATCTTTGGAATAGCCTTGCTTGGTTAAAAGTTCTGAGCCAGGAGCCCCGCTTTCTTCGGCAAAAGTGGCTAAAAAGCGAATTTTTCCGGCCGGAAGTTTGCCTTCTTCAGTCATTTCGATTAAAGCGATGACTTGAGCTGCGAGACCGCTTTTCATGTCGGCTGCTCCTCGTCCATAAAGCCGATCACCTTCGATGTGACCAGAAAATGGGTCATAGGTCCATTCGTTGGTATCGCTAACTGCAACCGTATCCATGTGGCCTGAAAATCCTAAAATCCGAGGATCTTCACCTTGACCAATTTCAGCCACCAAGTTTGCGCGGTCCCCGTCAAGTGGGAGAACTTCGCTTTCGATTTGGTACTCAGATAATAAATCATGTAAGTATTGCGCCACTTTGATTTCGTGAGCGTTCTCTGAATTGATTTTGATCAAGTCTTGTAAAACTTTAATTTTCTTTTCTTTATTCATTTTTGTTCCTCCTGTTTGCTTAATTATAAACACAGTTGTCAATCTTTTGATTTTTTTTTCAAAAAAGATTTGACAATTAGTTCAAAATGATTTAAATTCTATATCAATCAAACCAAACAAGTTGATTGGGAAAGTAAATTGATGAAGTCTATCCAGAGAGCTTGAGAAGATGAGAACAAGTTAGATTAAGTCAATCGAAAATGGCCCATGATTGGCATCGCTGAATATTTTAAGCGATGATGCCTGGCACCCATTACCGTGCACGCTTATAGTACTTTTTGTAAGTTAGTGAGGGGATTAGTGTAAGCTGATCCTGAAGTAGAATGGTCCACGAGTAACTCGTTTCTAAATTATTTTAGAAGCGAGTTTTTTTGGTTTTAAATTTAGGAGGAATGGAAAATGAAAAAGTATCAAAAATTGTTATTGCTAGTTTTGACTTTCTGCGCTGCATTATTTTTAGTATCGTGTGGCAGCAGCAAGAAAAGCGAGTCATCGAGTGAGGGGACAAAAACAGTCAAGGTCGGGATTATTGGATCCGACGAACGGGTTTGGGATGCGATTAAGCCGGAGTTAAAGAAAAAGGGCATTGAGGTTAAATTGGTGCAATTTACGACTTACGATCAGCCAAACCAAGCTTTAGTCAGCGGCGATATTGATCTTAATTCTTATCAACATATTTTTTATTTAAATAATTGGAATAAAGCTCACCATGCTGATTTAGTACCAATTGGCAATACAATTATTGCTCCGCTGGCTGTTTATTCTAAGAAAATTAAAAGTATCGATAATTTAAAGAGCGGTGATACGATTTCAATTCCTAACGATGCTACGAATCAAGCACGGGCGCTGCAATTGCTGGAATCGGCAAAAGTTATCACTTTGAAATCAGGAGTTGAAATTCCAACGCCAAATGATGTCGTTAAGAATCCTAAAAAAGTTAAAATTACACCACTCGATGCTTCTCAAACCGCTCGTTCGCTTGATGACGTGACAGTGGCAATAATCAATAATGGCGTCGCACTTGATGCTAAATTGAATCCCCACACTGCTATTTACACTGAAAAAATTACAAAGAAATCTAAGCCTTGGATCAACGTTCTAGTTGCTCAAAAGAAAGACAAAAACAATAAAACGTATCAAGAAGTAGTTAAGGCGTATCAGACTGAAAAAGTTGCTCAAAAATTAAAAGAGGTCTACCAGGGTTCGTCGGTTCCCGCTTGGAATTATAAATTTTAAAGATAGAAGGTAATCACTTTGGAAGAACCAATTATTCAATTAAAAGACATCACTGTTGATTTTTCGAACAAGGAAAAGAAAGTACGGGCGGTTGATCACGTGAGCTTAAACGTTAATCGGGGCGATATTTTTGGAATCGTCGGCTACTCCGGTGCTGGTAAGAGCACTTTGGTACGAGTAATCAACCTGTTGCAGCGCCCAAGTGCGGGAGAAGTTCTGGTAAATGGTCAGGATCTCTTAAGTTTAAAAGAGCAGGAATTGCGCGCTAGCCGGAAAAAAATCGGGATGATTTTTCAACATTTCAATTTAATGAATGCCCGGACAATATTTAATAATGTTGCTTTTGCGCTAAAGGGCAGTGATTTGACCAAGCAGCAAAAATCAGAGCGAGTTAAGGAACTTCTGGAATTGGTTGGACTGAGCGATAAAGCTAATAATTACCCGAGTCAGTTATCTGGCGGCCAAAAGCAAAGGGTAGGAATTGCCCGAGCACTGGCAAATCATCCTGATATCTTGATTTCTGATGAGGCAACGAGTGCGCTGGATCCCAAGACTACTCAGTCGATTTTGGAATTATTGAATCGGTTGAACAAACAACTAGGATTAACGATCGTCTTAATTACGCACCAAATGGAAGCCGTTAAACAAATTAGCCATCAGGTGGCGGTGATGGATCAAGGTCGAATTATTGAAGAAGGTTCTGTTTATCAAATTTTCAGCGAGCCAAAAACTGCGCTCACTAAATCGTTTATTAACACTACAACTCGATTAGATGAGACTTTAGCAGCCTTCGATGTCAGAAATCTTAAGGCAGGGGAGAAGATGCTTCAACTCTCATATCTCGGAGAATCTGCAGATGAGCCATTGATCTCGTCTTTGTATCAGAAATTTCAAGTATCAGCCAATATTCTTTACGGCAACATCGAAATGCTTCAGGGGCAGCCGCTTGGCAATTTAGTGGTTATATTGTCAGGACAGTCAGAACAAATTACGCAAGCAATCGATTATTTAAAGCAATCAAAGGTGCACGTCAGAGAAATTGAAGGGATCGATGAAAAATGAGTTTTATTGCAAAATATTTACCAAATGTAGTAACTAATTGGAGCGGCGATTATGGATTTGTCAGTGCGATCTGGCAGACTCTCTATATGACCTTTGCTAGCGCATTTATGGCGGGAATTCTAGGATTGTTTTTCGGAGTTTTATTGGTGGTGACCGATAAAAACGGAATCAATCCCCACCCGGTTTTCTACAGTATCTTAGATAAATTAGTTAACGTCTTTCGTTCCATTCCCTTCATTATAATGTTAGCGCTCCTCCTACATCTGCTTTATGCGCGTTTTTGGTACAAGTTTTTATACGACTTAGGGGTTGTTCCAACCAAAGAACCTTTTCAAAAATTAGTCAACCAAGGTATGATTCTCGGAAATAATCACGAGAAAATGAGTAAGTCTAAGGGTAATGTTGTTAATCCTGATGATATTATTGAGGAATATGGGGTCGACTCCTTAAGAGTTTATGAAATGTTTATGGGACCACTCGAACAGTCAATTAGTTGGTCGGATGAAGGTTTAGCCGGAACAAGAAGATGGTTAGATCGAATTTGGCGGATCTATGTTGATGAAGATAGCGATGAACTTAGTTCAAAAATTACTGATCAAAACACACCAGAGCTAGATTTTATTTATCATAAAACCATTAAAACGGTGACTGAAGATTACAGTAGAATGCGATTTAATATTGCAATTTCTGCAATGATGGTCTTCATTAATGAAGTACAAAAGGCCGACCATTTTAATCGCGAAATGGCAACAAATTTCTTGAAATTATTAAATCCAATTGCTCCTCATTTAACAGAAGAACTAAATGAACGATTAGGTAATAATGAATCTTTAACATACTCGGAGTGGCCAACTTTTGATGTTAATAAGATTGTTGAGGATACGGTAACAATAGCCGTTCAGGTAAATGGCAAATTGAGAGGAACTATTGAAGCTTCTGTTGATGAGGATCAAGAACAGTTAAAAGATAAAGCTAAAAATCTGGAAAATGTTCAGAAATTTATTGAGGACCATCAAGTTGTTAAGACTATTGTAGTTCCTAATAAAATCGTTAATATTGTGGTTAAGTAGGGAATTCTTGGCAAACGATAAAAGCACCAATTCAAAATTTATCAGCGGTTCATTTTGGATGACATTTGGTAACGTTGCCTCCAATCTCTTAGGGGCACTTTATGTAATTCCCTGGCTTAATTGGTTACGACCAAATGATGCAATCGCTAACTCTCTTTTTCAAAAGGATATCAGTGGTATGCGCTTTTTCTGGTTATCTCACAGGCTGGGATTCCAGGAGCTATTGCAAAACAAGTAGCAAAGTATAACGCTTTGGGTGAGTATTCTACCAGCAAAAAGATTTTTAAACATGGAGCCATGTTATGGTGGCACTGGGGTTTTGTTTAGTGTGATAATGTTTGTTGTTGCACCAGTCCTTTCAGCTGGCGATAATCGATTAATTCCGATTTTTCGCTCGCTTTCTGTTGCAATTTTGATAATTCCGGTTATGAGTCTTTTACGAGGATTTACTCAAGGTTTCAATGATATGAAACCATCAGCCATCTCTCTACTTATTGAGCAAATTTCCGCATTATTTTTATCTTAGGATCGACGTATCTAATTATTAAGGTTTTTCACCGTTCCTATGTTCTAGCAGTTGTTTTTTCAACGTTTGCAGCTTTTATTGGCGCAGTTTTTTCCCTTTTGTTTCTTTTAAGTACAATTTTGCTTCATAAAAAAAAATATCATTTAAACGTTAATGAAAGGAATTCCAGGCTTTCAACTACAGATTTATTTCTTGAGATTATTAAGCAATCAGTCCCGTACATTTTCACTGATTCTTCAATCACTTTGTTTTTCTTAATTGATCAGTACACTTTTAATCGAGCGATGCTTTTGGTTAAACATTATTCCAAGGATCAATTGGACTTCTTCTACGCATTATTTGCTGCAAATGCCAATAAATTAACGACGATTGTCTTGTCGCTAGCAGTTGCGATGGCAGTGAGTTTAACTCCGCTTTTATCATCAATGATTACAAAAAAGAAGTAGGAAAAATTAGAGTTCAGATCAGGAAAATTCTTGAAGTATTTAATTTCATCATATTTCCGGCTTCATTAGGTGTTATGGCTGTTGCAGCACCGCTTTACACTATTTTTATCGCTATGATCGATTAGGAATTTTAATTCTCCAAATTTCAGCAGTTGTTTGTATTGTTGAAGCTATGTTTATGGTATTATCTGCGATTTTTCAGGCTTCATACTTTAATTCAGTTGCAATTAAATATTTATTGTTTGGGATTGGATTAAAACTTTTATTTCAGTTCCCTTGCGTTTATTTTATGCGGGAAAAAGGAGCTATTTTTGCCACGGGACTGGCGCTTTTAATTACGTGTCTGTTAATGTTTAGGGAATTGGTTCATACATTTTCTTAAAACTTAATTATTTTATGCGCCGTTCATTTGCCCTTTTATTGCTTTCGATGGTCATGGCCTTGGTCACTAATTTTGCGGTTAAACTTATGTATCATTTTGTAGATCCAAGAGATCGTTTTTTGGCGGTAATTATTTTAATTGTTGCCATCATTTTGGGCGTTATAATTTATGGCTTCCTTGTTTTAAAGACAGGCCTGGCCAATTATGTTTTTGGGAAAAAGGCTCTTCAAAAGATCAAAAAAATGATTTTTCGTTCGGGCAATTGAGGCTTAGTATTGAATGAACTGGCATAGAGTGCTATATTATTTAACGGTAAACGATAATGGTAGACATTTATAGAATTTAACTAAAGGAGTTTTGAATATGTCAGGACATTCAAAATGGCACAATATTCAAGGTCGTAAAAACGCTCAAGACGCAAAGAGAGGAAAGATTTTTCAAAAAATATCGAAAGAACTTTATGTTGCGGCAAAGGCTGGAGGACCTGATCCGTCAGGTAATCCTAATTTACGATTGGTTATGGAGAAAGCTAAACAAGCTAACATGCCAAAAGACAATATTAAACGGGCAATTGATAAAGCATCAGGAGTTGGCGGTGCAAATTATGAGGAAATTGTCTATGAAGGATACGGTCCCGGCGGAGTTGCTGTTTTGGTTTATGCTTTAACCGATAACAAAAATCGAACTGCAACCGAAGTTAGAATGGCATTTAATCGTAACGGCGGAACAATGGGGGAAACTGGTTCAGTATCTTACATGTTTTCTCGTAAGGGTGAAATTATTATCCCTAAAGAAGACCAAGATCTCGACGAAGATCAATTGACACTAGATGCTTTAGACGCTGGCGCGGATGATATCGTTAATGAAGATGATTATTATACGATTTATACTGATCCCAAATCTCTTAATGAGGTTAAAGAGAGTTTAGAGAAGTCTGGATACGTTCTTTCAAGTGCAGAAGTAAGCATGATTCCTAACGTTACAACTAAAGTGCCAGAAGACAAAGAAGAAAAATTTGAACACATGCTGGATGCACTTGATGATAGTGATGATGTTTCAGATGTTTATACTGCGGCAGAATAATTATTTTTGATAGCCTTTGAAAAAGGGCTTTTTTTTTTGCAACAAATGAGGTAATTTTCAATTTTTTTCTGAATTTTTATTTGATAAATTTCAAATGTGATTTTGTAGGCAAATTAAAGATCTTGATTTATCAAGGATTTCAGCGTTTTTTAAAAAACAAATTGAATTTTTTTGAAAAAAAATTTTGAATATCATTGTTTATTGATTCATAAATTGATACAATAACTTTACTTTTTTTCAGAAAAGAATATCAATAACGGGGGAACAAATTATGAAAATTACAATTCTTGGTGCTGGTGGGATGGGTAGCCGTTTTGCAATTAAATTGCACAAAAAAGGAAATGATGTCAAATTGATTGATGGTTGGCAGATAAACGTAGATACAATCAAAAAAAATGGAATATTCGCTAATTTTAATGGTGAAGAGCTCTTTGAATATATTCCGATTATATCGCCTGAAGAGATTGAAAAAGATGAACAACAGGCCGATTTAATTATTGTTTTTACTAAATCATATCAATTGCGAGAGATGCTCCAAGGGGTAAAGCAGATTATTGGCCCTAATACCTATGTCTTGTGCTTGTTAAATGGGATGGGTCATGAAGAGGTATTAAAGGAGTTTGTACCAAAGCAAAATATTTTGTTAGGTATTACGATGTGGACAGCGATTATGGAGGCTCCTGGTAGAGTTAAATTGTTTGGGACGGGGGATGTCGAAATGCAAAACCTTGAACCAGGGTCAGATCACAAAAAATTTGCTGAAGAAGTTGTTGGG of Xylocopilactobacillus apicola contains these proteins:
- a CDS encoding MetQ/NlpA family ABC transporter substrate-binding protein — encoded protein: MKKYQKLLLLVLTFCAALFLVSCGSSKKSESSSEGTKTVKVGIIGSDERVWDAIKPELKKKGIEVKLVQFTTYDQPNQALVSGDIDLNSYQHIFYLNNWNKAHHADLVPIGNTIIAPLAVYSKKIKSIDNLKSGDTISIPNDATNQARALQLLESAKVITLKSGVEIPTPNDVVKNPKKVKITPLDASQTARSLDDVTVAIINNGVALDAKLNPHTAIYTEKITKKSKPWINVLVAQKKDKNNKTYQEVVKAYQTEKVAQKLKEVYQGSSVPAWNYKF
- a CDS encoding ComGF family competence protein, with the protein product MKNKLPAFLLIEAVISLFLTCLAVFVISLIISCLKAINQQVKNETTNDYHLAVIQRDIYLGDEVKLQEFSPDQLKFSGVSNGNTVFLERYKNMIRVRSVNGGHMPLLTGIDQLSYQQENNETIKEKVVINGKKFETYIFFETSPAAR
- a CDS encoding methionine ABC transporter ATP-binding protein, with the translated sequence MIQLKDITVDFSNKEKKVRAVDHVSLNVNRGDIFGIVGYSGAGKSTLVRVINLLQRPSAGEVLVNGQDLLSLKEQELRASRKKIGMIFQHFNLMNARTIFNNVAFALKGSDLTKQQKSERVKELLELVGLSDKANNYPSQLSGGQKQRVGIARALANHPDILISDEATSALDPKTTQSILELLNRLNKQLGLTIVLITHQMEAVKQISHQVAVMDQGRIIEEGSVYQIFSEPKTALTKSFINTTTRLDETLAAFDVRNLKAGEKMLQLSYLGESADEPLISSLYQKFQVSANILYGNIEMLQGQPLGNLVVILSGQSEQITQAIDYLKQSKVHVREIEGIDEK
- a CDS encoding ArgE/DapE family deacylase — its product is MNKEKKIKVLQDLIKINSENAHEIKVAQYLHDLLSEYQIESEVLPLDGDRANLVAEIGQGEDPRILGFSGHMDTVAVSDTNEWTYDPFSGHIEGDRLYGRGAADMKSGLAAQVIALIEMTEEGKLPAGKIRFLATFAEESGAPGSELLTKQGYSKDLSGLVISEPTSGRVIYAHSGFLNYQVESFGIAAHSSDPSKGVNAISNLLPFLNVEKHFFEYAPEDPILGPVPHSVTIIEGGKQINTIPNYALLRGNIRPTNSFSNEEVISVLNAEVDKINQLPDHQLKLTIINDLLPIGTDPQSEFIQFIKSMAQEGFATNDIELDIMKGGTDASLFIRANPNLPVAIFGADDWNISHQKDEFTTLSSYFHLIDSLKLIGEKYFINVH
- a CDS encoding 2-dehydropantoate 2-reductase — translated: MKITILGAGGMGSRFAIKLHKKGNDVKLIDGWQINVDTIKKNGIFANFNGEELFEYIPIISPEEIEKDEQQADLIIVFTKSYQLREMLQGVKQIIGPNTYVLCLLNGMGHEEVLKEFVPKQNILLGITMWTAIMEAPGRVKLFGTGDVEMQNLEPGSDHKKFAEEVVGVLSDAGLNARYSENVKYSIYRKAALNGTLNSLCTILECNIGQLGKTKEAETLLKEIIAEFAAVGAKEGINLDQEEVYEHIYQTFLGDITEHYPSMYQDLIKNHRPTEIDFINGAISSKGTKYGVPTPYCTLLTQLIHAKEQIINVS
- a CDS encoding polysaccharide biosynthesis C-terminal domain-containing protein, giving the protein MSAVVCIVEAMFMVLSAIFQASYFNSVAIKYLLFGIGLKLLFQFPCVYFMREKGAIFATGLALLITCLLMFRELVHTFS
- a CDS encoding oligosaccharide flippase family protein: MEPCYGGTGVLFSVIMFVVAPVLSAGDNRLIPIFRSLSVAILIIPVMSLLRGFTQGFNDMKPSAISLLIEQISALFLS
- a CDS encoding YebC/PmpR family DNA-binding transcriptional regulator translates to MSGHSKWHNIQGRKNAQDAKRGKIFQKISKELYVAAKAGGPDPSGNPNLRLVMEKAKQANMPKDNIKRAIDKASGVGGANYEEIVYEGYGPGGVAVLVYALTDNKNRTATEVRMAFNRNGGTMGETGSVSYMFSRKGEIIIPKEDQDLDEDQLTLDALDAGADDIVNEDDYYTIYTDPKSLNEVKESLEKSGYVLSSAEVSMIPNVTTKVPEDKEEKFEHMLDALDDSDDVSDVYTAAE